The DNA segment TTATAGGCGGCGTTAATCGGTCACCATCAGGAAATCTCTCCGCCCGTTTCCTCGTCTTATGTCAtccaatattatgataatgtatATGCAACTAGTTTAAATGCCGCCCCCGCTGGCCTCTACTCGGTCTGATGTAGCCGTAACGACGAATGTGCTAAGCTAAGCATGAAATtgttgacaaaatattttgatattacatcattatattattaggaGGTTGTTTACGCAACGTAAACATCTGACACGTGTAGGGAAACAGAATATAGTATGATATCGACGAAACACAGAACACTCGAGTGTGACGTCATCTTACGGTCAGAGGTGACGTAAGCGAGGACCGCCCTTGTGTCATTAGAAGGCCCATTACTGAATCAATTAACTTGATGACAAACTGATTATCTATAACTGGGTGGTAACTGGTACCATAACTTGTTTAAAGTTATTCTATTAAAACAGTTGTCGATTTGTTCAGTatcttgaattattattttttatgcaatattatCGCATAACATAAAGCAGTTACCATCAAACACATAAATTGCATTcccatgataataattatgtcgaATCATCGTACTATGCATCGTTTGTTTGGGGATAATTTTTGCCGTTCAATAGGAAACGGACAAGATCAAACGAGCAAGGAATAGTGGCGTACGagttaaggcgctgtggttgttgcaaagtacgtaaaatgggtttttaaaacacgtttttagtaaaggaaatgtcattatttaagtataaaataaataccgttttaaaattgagaaaatttcctatacgcaaaggtatatcagaacacaatttgaaaaattctgctcgatagaaaaaaatctcaaagataactgttataacgctgtttttcataattaagtaaatcattttatggctaaataacacactttctagaaataacaaaaaaatatattatatgtgtcgtaacctaacgtaaacgatttgatatatttgatttgtgtaatactaaaaacaaaaggtttttactcatattttctattatcaaggcggGAGGCGAGCGcataacagccactgtacaaggtgcgctgatatgaatgttattttaatgttcttaacgtcgatattcgtactgacagacatcgacctacttattttagggactactgggcttTAAAAGACTATTGACTATTGAGCATTCTGCTGCATATGCATTAGCAATAACGCCTCCgtagtccagtggtttagagcgtggctcttgactcggaggtcgtgggttccattcccgcgttggaaacatgttatttccaagtttgattaggacaatgcaggctgatcaccttattgtctgataagtgataactgataagtaagACGgtccatgcgtcagatgggcatttaaaaagtcggtcctgcgcctgatctctagCCAGTCGCGTCGttattatgagagtaaaggaataagtgctcttgtgtactgcgcatacacttgggtactataaaattactcctcctcctggtttcaacgaaaccggccaccgtcaccgaaaccggtgtgggagttattattataatagttcaTTTCAAATGAGCCCCCTCAATTATATTCTCAACGGGTAGTCCCTGTATATTGTTGTCCTGCTCACATGCCACTGCACCCCGATGTTCCAGACGCGGCACCAGCGACTGGTGACGCTGGCGCTGGGCGCGGTGAACGTCGGCGCGCTGCTCGGCGCGTTGCTGCTCGTCAGCGGCCTGCGTCCTGAGGACAGGTGAGATATTTTGTACTAGAGCTGCCCACCACAAATTGTTGTATTCTGAGTGTCTAACTCCGCCGTAGCTGCCGGCAAAAACTCGAAGGGCAAGGCCGCTATTAGCCATTAGGGCTTTAAAGATCTTCCTTAAAAAATTAAACGGCCCGCTCATGATCTAGCTTCAGGCTTCGGCTAGTATAGACAGTCTCAGTCTATACTAGCCGAAGCCTCTCTTTTCCGAATTCCTATTTCCAACCTaatatgtttaatgtttattgttgtaacttgtatgtgATACTTAATAAGACTATTAAACTGCATGACATTTTCTGGAATTGAAATGCTTGTggcatataattttaacaacggGCATACTCTGCGGTTCAATTtacaataaagattataatcCATAAACTCAATGACTGTTTACTGTTTACGCTTGAAATAGAATCTCTAGTCACCTTTAAAACAATAATGAAGCGTCTGGTCCCCAGAGAGCGGCCTTCCGCGCCAATATAGCGCGGCCGGGGGATAAACAATGGCATAAGTGCTCGATTGACTTGGTAGTTGGTACATTACCACTTGCCGGTGACGACTTTGTTTGCGAGTATCATATCATACTGATCTACATCACtgtttttcaacttttttatgGTGCGATCCCATGAgatgaaaaaaaagatatataaGTACTTTGCTTTTTGTCATCATGTACCTACATGTATATTTATGAAAACATTATCactatatttttgttaaaatttcttCTACTAAATGTAATATCAATCTTCTAGTTTTTTAAATCAGCCAAGTAATAACTAAATGATAAATCATCCAGTTCTGTCGTTATAAATGAGACATACGGAGATTTTCTTAAGCCTATCTttcttcaaacaaaaaaaactcagTCAAATATGGTTATTGGTTACGTCAACTTACGTAATCCCTCAAATTTATGCATCAACATGATACGAAGTACAGCTTGTCCCGAGATGAGCGTTATCGGCGAGATGACGCGCCAATCGCCATGCCGCGTGCGGATTTATTCAGCTGATAACACCGAGTGTCATGAGCTTGCGTCAGGCTCAGGCGGCCTTGAGGTGTTTGCTCTCCTGTAAAAGTATCTATGGCTGACGTGCGagatccatactaatcttagatattaatattgtaaatgcgaaagtgtatctattTGTTTCCCTGTCTCTTTGTTACCCctttcacgcccgaaccgcttgtggcggtacccacaattgaTGGCCTCACAATCCTGCAtcacgctatcgaagtttcggagaacgacaagataaaataatatacatatacaacGTCAATGATGTCAGTGGGTTTCGGCCTGACCTAGCATAGTACGATCTCGCTCGCTCGCAATTCGGAAGATCTttcttttcggccgccacttaCGTCGCTAAAAGctaagccgattttgctgaaacttcttatggagatattttgagtcccgggaaaggacatagaatattttttatcccgaaaaaatgtacggttcccgcgcgataaacgaattttagcgcaacagagttgcgggcgacattcAGTAGGTCTTAAAGTATATAAACGTATATATTACTCTATAATTAACGATATtgactatataatatttaagtccCTCCctcacataaagttaatatacctagcggaaaagagcaacaatctcgagctgtcaaacgaaaccgaaatttatTTACGTCTGTACTCTGCGTGTAAAAAATTGTTTACGTATAATATGTTACggtcaaagaccgaaaacgctcagtgagcgaaaaaaagGCTCACAatgcgttgtggtcacagtgaaacggccacgacgcgttctggtaatcacaaagcgaaattcgtgttgtgactgacgtgctattcgaccacaacgcgttgtggtaatagagaaaagccatgacgcgttccGAGCATtgaaaaacagccacgacgcgaatccgtgttgcGGCCCTAAtaaaaacggccacgacgcacaagcatctttctaagagattaaattgtcaacgtgcctataagtgccgactagacgtcaaacagatgaaaaaaatggtTCTGCTGTCATCTATCACTTGTCTCTTTttatcacgcagtgttactgatagtgacatctcgcttgctcaggtctttgtttctctattctgctTTATGCTCCCTTCCCTCAAGAGACCAGCCATCTTGATTAAGCTACGTTACGTACGGTACGCTACGAGTATAGGAGAGAATGATACAAagagaatattttatttcagttaggtaatgtttattatttgtaatcaacaaattactattaatttttaacattttattgccATGAATAACATGTTATaaagaccagcggggctaaaatgaccacatttagcaattcctctcaatcaattcagcaaatgaattctcaaaactgtcaaactcacaaatgtcaaatcagtacaaatatacagaaatgaattgcaagcagagttgcattttgcgattttagaaaaatgaatcataatatgattcatatcatgattcttcaaagcgaccattttagcccggcAGACTACATCTCTACATATCCGACAAAATATGAGTGCCATTTCATACTGTACCATCTTATAGTTACTTTCATATACcacaaataaacattattattccTGCTCTGTTTATCAGCAATCCGTCCAGTCCTTGCTGCTAAATGTcataattatacgtgggagagccatgcttcggcacgaatgggccggctcgaccggagaaataccacgttctcacagaaaaccggcgtgaaacagcgcttgcgctgtgtttcgccgagtgagtgagtttaccggaggcccaatcccctactctatttccttccttaccctcccctattcccttcccttcccatcgctaccctcccctattaccctattttctcttaaaaggccggcaacgcacctgcagctcttctgatgctgcgagtgtccatggacgacggaagttgctttccatcaggtgacccgtttgctcgtttgcccccttatttcataaaaaattaatataatgcaTAACAATgcattatattaattatcaCACAGTTGTatcaaatagttttattttttaatacagaCACAGTCTGCGTTACTGtgaaactatatattattatattataccatatattatattaatcgtTTACTGTTACAGTAAACGATTACTACACCGTACAGTACGGGTACCTACTACACCGTACAGTACGTTGTAGTCCTCGTGCTACAATAGTAATCAAGATGGTCGAGTCGAGAGCCGAGAGAGCTATCGTGattactataaagtataaacagatggagaatatattttgttgtagaaGGAATGTTTGCAATAACCGCCCTAACCCTGTTTCCAGGATCTCGGTGCGTCGCGGCGCGGCGCTGTTGGGTCTGGGCCTGGCGTACTTCTGGTCGCTGTTCTCGCTGCTGGCGGCGCTGGCGCTGCGCACGGCGGCGGGCGCGCGCGCTCGGCGCCGCCACCGCCTCTCCGCTGCCGACGCGCTAGACGTCGCTAACAAACTCGTGTCCGCCGTGCAGGTGCGTTTGTCTCGCGTCTCCGGGATCTCGGTGCGTCGCGGCGCGGCGTATACGCCATACTGCACTGCAGCCGCAAACTGTAGTACCGTACCGTAGCTGTAGTTTAATTTAGCGTTAacttgaattatccggacttaccctcTATCCGAACTTACCCCTATTAACTACCTCTATATATTTATATCCATATCGAAAACTTCCATTCGattgtatttttaacccccgacaaaaaagaggggtgttataagtttgacgtgtccgtctgtctgtctgtctgtctgtgtgtgtgtgtgtatctgtccgtggcatcgtagcatccaaacgggtggaccgattttgatctagttttttttgtttgaaagctgacacgatcgagagtgttcttagctataattcatcatcatcagcctgctggACAATCACGGTTTAtttggttcatgaaaggccgttaacaacttgtagtcgtttgataggttttatatttcattttagttcgtgatatttgtgaatatacaatatacgtatacacataataatggaaagttgacctggtgctgcagcatcacctggtaatcaataggatatccaactcctcgccaactaagagtagaggtttcgtgtttgggctcattttaattgtgacaaccagtaagaagtagatccatactaatattataaatgcgaaagtatctctgtctgtctgtctgtctgtctgtctgtctgtctgtctgtctgtctgtcttgctttcacgccaaaactactgaaccgattgcaatgaaattttgtacacagttattctagagtctgagaaaggacataggctacattttgatgtgggaaaatatcttatttccatgaaaatatcgatgaaaatgaattcgcattgcgcgtggccagcgctcatcccgggggtcctgggttcgagtcccgcaggcggaacaaaaagttttcaatgttcctgggtcttggatgtgtattaaaataaaatttcaaaaatcttaaacatattttatgtataatattataaaaaatccagaaatatatcgacgcaatgaacattttagttctaatacgattcaacagatggcgttttattttttactttattgtaacatagaactaatcatacttattagttagtatgtttttgtttatagtttttaatacgttagaatattatgtttaactagctgttgcccgcgacttcgtccgcgtggacttcagtttatagcgcgcgatgtcaacaaaattggtgtcaaaagcttttataaaaaaaccctggtaccccttaaatcaatacagctgtgcagtgtgcacacaataagtattaaatttttttatattaaactttatattttatgccaaattttaaagcttatttagctccaattacacaactttacccataaactatttatcattgatagatttaaggttacgtcactgcacagataaagtactgagttatttaataccgtagaatagatataacaatcgaaaaaaatcgaaacttaaatgtaacatgataccacgtcttataggaagacttttgagcaagcgtcagcgcgatgtagaagacgcacggcgccatctattatgaattgttggaattaacttaatttgaacaaatttacgcattttcacccccttacaacccttttttccagtaaaaaagtagcctatgtcctttctcaggctttagactatttgtatacaaaatttcattacaatcggttcggtagttttggcgtttggcgtgaaagcgagactgacagacagacagacagacagagatacttttggcgtttggcgtgaaagcgagactgacagacagacagacagacagagatactttcgcatttataatattagtatagattatgtgcacactgcacagctgtttttgggtattttgattaattaagggccgcgcttcaccggaatggcagcggcgaggcgagcactttcagcgctgccattccggtgtagcgcggccctaagaggggtaccacttaccagggttttaaaaagtttttaaatttgacacaaattttgttgacaccgcgcgctataaactaaagtccacgcggacgaagtcgcgggcaacagctagtaaagtataaacagtaaatatttacatgctgatgctgcagcatcacctggattctataggaaccgagcttcgtatgaacccaaagtggaggtttcatgtttgggctcattttaacggcctcatcgaaaaggacattgatagatggtaatcatgagaatatgattctgttgatagaaattactctgcactataaccaacacaagtttaaaaagtatgaaataaaattaaattaagaaatttaaagaaaaccccgccaaaacaactttaaaaagtaatgaaataatatttactgcctttaagttcaaatgattcctaacttttgtaaagtaataattattttagtccataatcgttgtcaaggtgtgtcgggggaccgctaatgtagatgtttaatttcacttaacaagtttaaggatcaattcacagcgatctgaatcgagataggtaatcagcgacttggcggttgtaggttgtagtttacttggcggtcccccgacacaccgtgacaacaattatggactaaaataataattactttacacaagttaggaatcatttgaacttaaaggcagtaaatattatttcattactttttaaagttgttttggtgggggtttttttaaatttcttaattactACCTTTAATGTGTGCAAAAAACCAAACGAATCAAAAAATTCAGTTCAAGTTTTGAACGTTTCAGGCGGCGCTGTGTTGCGTGGCGGGTGCGGTGGTGTGCGCGTGGTCGTGCGCGCGCGACTTCCTGCGCGCGTCGCACTACATGTCGGAGGCGTACGCGTGGTTCGGCGCCGCATACTTCTTCTACGACATATGGTCCATGTACACGGTGAGAATTGTTTTGTTTCcgcaatataataaattatgtcgGAGAGATTTCGATTCGGTAACTTCTTAGGGAAGGTAAACTGCTTCGTTATGGCATCAGTATTTGGCCGGACGCCCCGTTAATTGAAGATTTTTTGATCCCTCTTCCCCTCAAAGTACAGACTTGGAAAGTAAATCTTTCATGAACCTCTCCCCCTAGACTACCTCTCGTGATTAATGGACGCCCCCTTTTCAATTAATGTTTTCAATTTTCAGCTTCTTTCGGACGTCCCGAGACCCacacgatttaaaaaaaataaaatcgtcCGCAATACgatctgtaaaaaaattatacggcTCCAGAATCTATCGAATCGGACAGCTGCCTAGAAGTTATTATCGCTcgaagtaaaattattttcgaTTCACAATTTTTACAGCATTCCAGCGCCTCTAGCGGCGATCATTACAAACTAACGTTCTAAGTATTCATGTGCGTGTGCTGACCTCACCTGACCGGTGTCCCAGGTGTACGTGCACAGCGTCACCGGCGGCGAGGGCGGGGCCGGGGGTGACAAGCGGCGCGCGGGCGGGGACGCGCCGCCCAAGCCCACGTTCCTGGCGTACTGCCGCCACGAGCCGGTGATCCTGCTGCACCACGCGTTCGTGGGCGGGTTCGGCTTCCTCGTGATAGTGCACCTGCGCGGCGGCCTCGGCGACTGCGTCTTCGGCTGGGTCTACCTCATGGAGCTCAGCACGCCGCTGGTAATTAAATCGACTATCGCTTCGTTCGAGGTCCCGTTTGAGCTTAAAACTTACCGCGTCTTTAAGTTCGTGACACGTGATAGCTCTTTAATACAAAAATTTACACGAAATACCCTAGACCCTGGACCCTACAGGCTACATAGCTCCGCCTGGCAGCAGCCAGAAAAGTTATTGTTAGTTTTTAAAAACACGAGTCCACCATAGTTGCCGCTGTGGGTTAGGTGGCCGGGATCGGGTCCGCGTGCTGGTCAATTAATTGTCGAACATCCTCACTGACGGGCTTTTATTGAGAAATCGACGTTACGTGATTGGTAATTTATATTTAGTAAATAATCAATGTGATGTTACCAGGTGTCGGCGCGCGGCGTGCTGGCGCGGCTGCGGCTGCAGGGGACGGCGGCGTACCGCGCCAACGGGCTGGCGATGCTGGTGGTGTTCCTGCTGTGCCGCGTCGTCGCGCTGCCGCTCGTGCTGCGGCACTACAGCACAGTGCTCGGCCTGGGCTTCTGGGAGGTACGTCCCGCGCCAACGGCGGCATAATATGTTAAGCTTAGCAACTTACACAGTACCTCACGACTAAcgttgacttgacataacccgaccaaatgaggTAGCCTAGCAGCTGTCTCGTTCCATCTGCCTGCCTACGTATTAATTTCTGGTGGTACATTTAGGAAGTGACATCTTTGTAATTTGCATTTAAACGTGTTTTCTAACAATAGCTATTTGAGGATGAAAATGCACTTACTGAATACAATATTGTCGTCTATTGTAATTTTTGATGAGCCAATATGTTAAACTTGGTGTTCATCGTGTTTCAGGCGCTGGGCACGCTGCCGAGGGGCTGCCTGATATCCATGAGCATCCTGCTGCTGCCGCAGCTGTACTGGTTCTACCTCATGTCGCGCGGCGCCATCAAGATCTTCTTCGGCAAACCGCGCGCGgaggcggcgggcgcggggggcggggccgcGGGCGGGGCGGGGGAGGTGGCGCGGCGCCGGTGATGCGCGCGCCGCCGGCGGTAGGCCGCACCCCGCCCCGGCCGCCCCGCTCCCGACACTCGCCGAGCTATAAAAGGTCACGCTAATTCAAGTAACCCGTTCAATACGACACTTTCTAAACGTCTACCATCAGCATTGTGAAATACAAAGTTGCTGGAGAGACATAAAGAACGAGTTTGTATGAATGTTGGTCCCTCGATGGACGTTTGAGATGTTGTAACTCGACATTAGGATTTGCGTTCACGTGTTGAGTGTTTTTTTCGATGTTAGTTTGACTGCTTCCACCGCAGAAGTCTTcgagtaattattttatatgatCAGGAAAGTATAAAACGTGACTGTATTGTGCCTTCCTGGTCAGAAAAGGTTTAGTTTCGAATCCGTAAAGAAAATCTATTTCAAAAAACTTCTTCCAGTTTTCCATTACTTTgcatttactttttaaatatatactcTTTACATCTATTAGAGATATTTAGTCGCAAATGTATTGCATCACTTTCTTTTCCAATTAACGCTATATACTCTTCCTTGTCACACATCTATGtaggtttaacttttaatatttgTGGTGCTGGCTGTCGACTGGTATGTGTGTTAAGACGCGTGCGTGCTTGTGTGCGGGCGGCTGCGCGAAATGCGTACGGTACGTGCGTGCGCGTGCGATGCATGCGTGCGTGTCAAACGTAAGTTTGTCAGGTATGACTTGACATTTAAacttattaaatatgtatttcattgacaaaaatgtttatattatctgAGAGGCTAAAAGTATTTCGTTGATTATTCGATTTTGACGTATTGAGGGCAAAAAGTTTACTCAAATgtttattatgtatgttataacttatacccaTTACTATAACCATTAGATGTCGGCGTCAACTCTATACCAAAGAGTGATTTAAGGTCACAGTAcacatcaactcggaaagggatgggcaccgtatcgcctcgagccgttcgatatagtttgtatgaaactccctactgcgaCGCACACTAAGCGAAACCGTAACGTAaacgcctcgcctcggaagtcggaacaggctccgaaccgggatgcgacgcgtggtcaactagtcgtccacccgcttacggctcgtcgtccaccCGCTTACGGCTAGTCGTCCCCGTGCATAGGTCTCTCCGTACTCAAGCTTACGTTTCTTCGTCCACCCTTACCCCTTTCCCCTTccccgagccgtaagcgaggcgtcgcctagccgtagccgagttgacgagcaggcgctactgatacgcttcggttacgtgcatacgttaggttgacgcctggttgacggcgaggctcgaggcgatacggtgacgatccctttccgagtcgatatgtgtgctgtgacctacATCCGTGCCCATGTTACATGTTATACTCTGATTTGTAATCGCAGTCAGTAAAATTGATCCCTCTTACTTTGTCACTTTGTAGAAATACCATTATTCGCTATTGACTGCAATTATAAATCAGAGTGTTCGACGCGTGTCGCGTGTGATCTTATGTAATAAGGCCCCTACACGTAGCACCGGGAGAGATAAACACGATTGTCACATGTACACTGTACCGGGTgtgacaaaacaaagtgataataacaGCGTTTTACCATgcaataaaacgcttattaactatacttacctaattcaAAGCCAAATAATGAGAGTGGCAACACTATTTTTTCGTATGTGTGGCGGAAATAGTACCTAAACGACTTCTATATCCTCCTACGTCACCCGCTTTCTGCCTCCCTATTGGTTGACGTTTAGTTCTAAgtttttccatcaggtggcagAGTTGAGCTTTTAACAGCACAACGGATTTGGAGCCATTGCGTTTAAAATTACAGGCAGAATTTAAAGTTGGCTTTGAATTAGGTAAGTATggttaataagcgttttattgcAGGGTAAAACGCTGTTATTAACTTACTGTACCGTAATTCAAAGCCAAATAATGAGAGCTGTCTGATATCGCCTGGTGGAAGAAAGATAAGATAACCGAATTAAACATAAattgattcaataaaaaaagctTACGTAGATGATGGAATAGAAATGATTTTGTAGTATAAAAGAAATACCAAAATGGATAATTGAAAACACACATATTTTCACATAGTAAGACTGTCAGTatttatactacattttttaagcataatatttaaacaatcattattttcactaaagaagaaaagataatattttaccaaaataaaaacataaatgcCTGCCtagcattttataaattttttgctTTTGGCACTTAACTTTTAGTCaagttaagtttttaattattaattatagctTAAAGACAGAGATGTGAAAAATAGTTTaggaaaagtatttaaatacaaaatgcaaatGCATAGTTGTTAGGACTATttcaaatataaatacaaaatagttttaaataaaagtatttaaatacaaaatgcaaaatacgTATTTTCAAAATaggttttgaaaataaaataccttGTTAAGCATAAgcacttatatattttatttcccaGATTTTAAAACTA comes from the Aricia agestis chromosome 6, ilAriAges1.1, whole genome shotgun sequence genome and includes:
- the LOC121728191 gene encoding TLC domain-containing protein 3A, encoding MELSFSKTRHQRLVTLALGAVNVGALLGALLLVSGLRPEDRISVRRGAALLGLGLAYFWSLFSLLAALALRTAAGARARRRHRLSAADALDVANKLVSAVQAALCCVAGAVVCAWSCARDFLRASHYMSEAYAWFGAAYFFYDIWSMYTVYVHSVTGGEGGAGGDKRRAGGDAPPKPTFLAYCRHEPVILLHHAFVGGFGFLVIVHLRGGLGDCVFGWVYLMELSTPLVSARGVLARLRLQGTAAYRANGLAMLVVFLLCRVVALPLVLRHYSTVLGLGFWEALGTLPRGCLISMSILLLPQLYWFYLMSRGAIKIFFGKPRAEAAGAGGGAAGGAGEVARRR